A single region of the Rhizobium sp. NLR16a genome encodes:
- a CDS encoding truncated hemoglobin, with the protein MNNDIQGRPAHVAAIREKAAAEMRAMGVDEAFIGSLVETFYGRVLEHPDLGPVFDARLSGRWPEHLEKMKSFWSAVAFRSGAYGGKPVQAHTTVQNLTSDLFPKWLALFAATLDDIAPSPEAKAWFMATAERIAKSLALSLFYNPALDDPAKKAG; encoded by the coding sequence ATGAACAATGATATTCAGGGCCGTCCTGCCCATGTCGCGGCGATCCGCGAAAAGGCGGCGGCCGAGATGCGGGCGATGGGGGTCGACGAGGCCTTTATCGGCAGCCTGGTCGAGACTTTCTACGGGCGCGTGCTGGAGCATCCCGATCTCGGCCCGGTATTCGATGCGCGGCTTTCCGGCCGCTGGCCGGAGCATCTGGAGAAGATGAAGAGCTTCTGGTCGGCCGTCGCTTTCCGCAGCGGCGCCTATGGCGGCAAGCCGGTGCAGGCGCATACCACCGTTCAGAACCTGACGTCCGATCTTTTTCCGAAGTGGCTGGCGCTGTTTGCCGCGACACTTGACGATATCGCCCCCTCGCCGGAAGCCAAGGCCTGGTTCATGGCGACCGCCGAGCGGATCGCCAAAAGCCTGGCGCTGTCGCTGTTCTACAATCCCGCTCTCGACGATCCCGCGAAAAAGGCGGGTTGA
- a CDS encoding EamA family transporter: MEERANAGAGTLTAEASTAFGGVATGGLMCLLSMSSIQFGAALSSSAISTYGPAGASWLRLAFAAIILALVVRPRIVSYNRAQWTSALVLGATTALMTMSFFAAIARIPLGLAVAIDFLGPLSVATIGYGLSRRLVWPLIAALGVLALAHDGKGWVGDTGGILFALGAGTGWAIYIVLTKKIGASFKGLEGLSMSLMVAALVATPFGFAGAVPKLDAYGLVEMAGLAILVPLLPYTLELIALRRMPTASFGILMSLEPAIAALAGFVILAQPMTLLQMAGTALVVAASAGATFSARQ, from the coding sequence ATGGAAGAAAGAGCAAATGCTGGCGCGGGCACGCTGACCGCAGAGGCGTCAACAGCATTTGGCGGGGTAGCGACCGGTGGGCTGATGTGCCTCCTGTCCATGTCGTCGATCCAATTCGGCGCCGCACTCTCATCCTCGGCCATCTCAACCTATGGGCCGGCCGGCGCCAGCTGGCTGCGCCTGGCTTTTGCGGCCATCATTCTCGCCCTTGTCGTGCGGCCGCGCATCGTCAGCTACAACAGGGCGCAATGGACGAGCGCACTGGTTCTCGGCGCGACGACAGCGCTGATGACCATGAGCTTCTTCGCGGCGATCGCGCGCATTCCGCTCGGTCTGGCCGTGGCGATCGATTTTCTCGGTCCGCTGTCCGTTGCGACCATCGGCTATGGCCTCAGCCGGCGTCTCGTCTGGCCGCTCATTGCAGCACTTGGCGTTCTGGCCCTCGCCCATGACGGTAAAGGCTGGGTCGGCGATACCGGGGGCATTCTTTTTGCGCTCGGCGCGGGAACCGGGTGGGCGATCTATATCGTCCTGACAAAAAAGATCGGCGCGAGCTTCAAGGGGCTGGAAGGACTGTCCATGTCGCTGATGGTCGCCGCTCTTGTCGCCACACCCTTTGGCTTCGCCGGCGCCGTGCCGAAGCTCGATGCTTACGGCCTGGTTGAAATGGCGGGCCTTGCCATCCTTGTGCCGCTGCTGCCCTACACTCTGGAACTGATCGCCCTGCGGCGCATGCCGACAGCCTCCTTCGGCATTCTCATGAGCCTCGAGCCGGCCATTGCGGCACTCGCGGGTTTCGTCATTCTGGCGCAGCCGATGACGCTGCTGCAGATGGCCGGAACTGCCCTGGTCGTGGCCGCAAGCGCCGGCGCGACCTTTTCCGCACGGCAGTGA